A DNA window from Streptomyces sp. B21-083 contains the following coding sequences:
- a CDS encoding CaiB/BaiF CoA transferase family protein: MTNSGPLAGITVVALEQAVSAPMCTRTLGDLGARVIKVENPAGGDFARYYDDVVGGLAAHFVWANRGKESVALDLKSDDGQTVLHRILERADVLVSNLSPGSTAKLGLSPADLEVRHPDLIAVEIDGYGPGGPLSHKRAYDLLVQAESGACSVTGRAGAPAKPGPPVADVCSGLYAALSVLALLYARRPGQVAVSLFDTMTELMGYPLTYTRHSGVEQQPLGMSSPAVSPYGAYPTADGQTVVLGTTNDREWQRLARELLDRPDLADDERFAVNAGRVEHRAVLDAAIGAWCARHDLADVQGRADAAGIGNARYNTVEDVLAHPHLAARDRWREVDTPAGPVRALLPPPVIAGFDPPMGAIPALGEHTDAVLAELGYAQEEITALRERGAVR, translated from the coding sequence GTGACGAACAGCGGCCCCCTGGCGGGGATCACGGTGGTGGCACTGGAGCAGGCCGTGTCGGCGCCCATGTGCACACGTACGCTCGGCGACCTCGGCGCCCGGGTGATCAAGGTGGAGAACCCGGCGGGCGGCGACTTCGCCCGCTACTACGACGACGTGGTCGGCGGGCTCGCGGCGCACTTCGTGTGGGCCAACCGGGGCAAGGAGTCGGTGGCCCTCGACCTGAAATCGGACGACGGGCAGACGGTCCTGCACCGGATACTGGAACGCGCCGACGTTCTGGTCTCCAACCTCTCCCCCGGCTCCACGGCCAAGCTCGGCCTGTCCCCCGCCGACCTGGAGGTACGCCACCCGGACCTGATCGCCGTCGAGATCGACGGCTACGGTCCCGGCGGGCCCCTCTCCCACAAACGGGCCTACGACCTCCTGGTCCAGGCGGAGTCGGGGGCCTGCTCGGTGACGGGCCGTGCCGGCGCTCCGGCGAAACCGGGCCCCCCGGTGGCGGACGTGTGCAGCGGTCTGTACGCGGCGCTGTCGGTGCTGGCGCTGCTGTACGCCAGACGGCCGGGGCAGGTGGCGGTCAGCCTGTTCGACACCATGACCGAGCTGATGGGCTACCCGTTGACGTACACCCGGCACTCCGGGGTCGAACAGCAGCCGCTCGGCATGAGTTCGCCCGCCGTCTCGCCGTACGGCGCCTATCCCACGGCCGACGGGCAGACCGTCGTGCTCGGCACCACCAACGACCGCGAATGGCAGCGGCTGGCACGGGAGTTGCTCGACCGGCCCGACCTTGCGGACGACGAACGGTTCGCCGTCAACGCCGGCCGCGTCGAACACCGTGCGGTCCTGGATGCGGCGATCGGTGCCTGGTGCGCGCGGCACGATCTGGCGGACGTCCAGGGCAGGGCCGACGCGGCCGGGATCGGCAACGCGCGCTACAACACGGTCGAGGACGTCCTCGCGCATCCCCACCTGGCCGCCCGCGACCGCTGGCGGGAGGTGGACACGCCGGCTGGTCCGGTGCGCGCGCTGCTGCCGCCGCCGGTGATCGCCGGATTCGACCCGCCGATGGGCGCGATCCCCGCACTGGGCGAACACACGGACGCCGTACTGGCCGAACTGGGCTATGCGCAGGAGGAGATCACCGCTCTGCGGGAGCGGGGAGCCGTCCGGTGA
- a CDS encoding enoyl-CoA hydratase/isomerase family protein: MSVLLRSDTDGVRTLTLNRPHRRNAIDAELWEALRAALAETAGDRSVRALVLAGAGGAFCSGADIPRQVSSAHPLDRIRPLTEVTLLLHELPVPTVAKVTGVAVGAGWNLALGCDLVVATPQARFSQIFARRGLSLDCGGSWLLPRLVGLQQAKRLALLAETIEAEEARALGLVTWVTAEDTVDAFVDDLTARLVTGPPVALAQTKALLHEGTERTLRDALANEARAQAVNFAGADVREAYAAFADRREPHFTGRWAVPSRTEDDDT, from the coding sequence GTGAGCGTGCTGCTGAGGAGCGACACCGACGGCGTGCGGACGCTGACCCTGAACCGGCCGCACCGCAGGAACGCCATCGACGCCGAACTGTGGGAGGCGCTGCGCGCGGCTCTCGCCGAGACGGCCGGGGACCGGTCCGTCCGGGCCCTCGTCCTCGCCGGCGCTGGCGGCGCCTTCTGCTCGGGCGCCGACATCCCCCGGCAGGTCAGCAGCGCACACCCCCTGGACCGGATACGGCCCCTGACCGAGGTGACGCTGCTCCTGCACGAGCTGCCCGTTCCCACGGTCGCCAAGGTGACCGGGGTGGCGGTGGGCGCGGGCTGGAACCTGGCGCTCGGCTGCGATCTGGTGGTCGCCACACCGCAGGCGCGGTTCTCACAGATCTTCGCCCGGCGTGGGCTGTCCCTGGACTGCGGCGGCTCCTGGCTGCTGCCGAGGCTCGTCGGACTGCAGCAGGCCAAACGGCTCGCGCTGCTCGCGGAGACGATCGAGGCCGAGGAGGCGCGGGCGCTGGGGCTCGTCACCTGGGTGACGGCCGAGGACACCGTCGACGCCTTCGTAGACGACCTGACCGCCCGGCTGGTCACGGGCCCTCCGGTGGCCCTCGCCCAGACCAAGGCGCTGCTGCACGAGGGTACGGAGCGGACGTTGCGGGACGCACTGGCGAACGAGGCACGGGCGCAGGCGGTGAACTTCGCGGGCGCCGACGTCCGGGAGGCGTACGCCGCGTTCGCCGACCGACGGGAACCACACTTCACGGGCCGCTGGGCCGTGCCGAGTCGAACGGAGGACGACGACACGTGA
- a CDS encoding thiolase family protein: MREAVIAAAVRTAVAKRNGGLAGSHPADLSGAVLHALVERAGVDPETVDDVIWGCVSQVGDQSSNIGRYAVLAAGWPESIPGTTVNRACGSSQQALEFAVQAVLSGQQDVVVAGGVEVMSRVPLGSARAGGMPYGPHVLSRYQDFSFNQGVSAEMIAQKWGLTRDRLDAYAALSHERAAAAQDSGAFDEQIVPVTGVTADEGLRRDTSVETLARLRPSFVEGGVIHAGNSSQISDGAAAVLVTTPEQARELGLTPIVRFRAGAVTGSDPVLMLTGPIPATGKVLRKAGVALSDVGVFEVNEAFACVPLAWLAETGADPELLNPLGGAIALGHPLGASGAVLMTRMVHHMRDNGIRFGLQTMCEGGGTANATLVELVD; this comes from the coding sequence ATGCGAGAAGCGGTGATCGCCGCGGCGGTCCGCACCGCCGTGGCAAAACGGAACGGCGGTCTGGCGGGCAGCCACCCGGCCGACCTGTCCGGCGCGGTGCTGCATGCGCTGGTCGAGCGGGCCGGGGTCGATCCGGAGACCGTCGACGACGTGATCTGGGGCTGTGTCTCCCAGGTCGGCGACCAGTCGAGCAACATCGGCCGCTACGCGGTACTCGCGGCGGGCTGGCCCGAGAGCATCCCCGGGACCACCGTCAACCGGGCCTGCGGATCGAGCCAGCAGGCGCTGGAGTTCGCCGTGCAGGCGGTCCTGTCCGGACAGCAGGACGTGGTCGTCGCGGGTGGCGTCGAGGTCATGAGCCGGGTGCCGCTGGGCTCGGCGAGGGCGGGCGGAATGCCTTACGGCCCCCACGTCCTGTCCCGCTACCAGGACTTCTCCTTCAACCAGGGCGTCTCCGCGGAGATGATCGCCCAGAAGTGGGGTCTCACCCGGGACCGGCTCGACGCGTACGCGGCGCTGTCGCACGAACGGGCCGCCGCCGCGCAGGACAGCGGCGCCTTCGACGAACAGATCGTGCCCGTGACGGGCGTGACCGCCGACGAGGGCCTACGCCGGGACACCAGCGTGGAGACCCTCGCGAGGCTCAGGCCCTCCTTCGTGGAGGGCGGCGTGATCCACGCGGGCAACTCCTCGCAGATCTCCGACGGCGCGGCGGCCGTCCTGGTCACCACCCCCGAGCAGGCAAGGGAGTTGGGGCTGACGCCGATCGTGCGGTTCCGGGCGGGCGCGGTGACCGGCTCCGACCCGGTGCTGATGCTCACCGGTCCGATCCCGGCCACCGGGAAGGTGCTGAGGAAGGCCGGTGTGGCGCTGTCGGACGTCGGCGTCTTCGAGGTGAACGAGGCCTTCGCCTGCGTTCCGCTGGCCTGGCTCGCCGAGACCGGCGCCGACCCCGAGCTGCTCAACCCCCTGGGCGGTGCCATCGCCCTCGGTCATCCGCTCGGCGCCTCCGGAGCCGTCCTGATGACCCGCATGGTCCACCACATGCGCGATAACGGTATCCGTTTCGGCCTGCAGACCATGTGCGAGGGCGGCGGCACCGCGAACGC